In a genomic window of Allomeiothermus silvanus DSM 9946:
- a CDS encoding tetratricopeptide repeat protein yields MDVWLSQRLETLRQHPGPIILEGDPEWGAAYLIAALAERPLVWLELNARDAKDPVVQGNKLAEAVARAVGSPLFGYALPYSYGLSVLQQHLELLGPLTFALSGAEYGVGLARSLLGLHRSGSRVILHFSHLPPGFHPPAGSLRLGPEQLALTHEEAAALGAGGMSRDRLETLLTTSGRAYERFLLLLDAERALPGPRTRPSPRGPRPLLGEEPATTEEQAQALFNALARQRRWIEALELASVRLPHLVPQALEPAAQTMWARGTLDLLHQLLRRLPPDPRVLRWRLAAALEQEQEAELLPQVEATLRQEEAPELRALYALALYYRGDLEASLHQARRAAEAAATPLTLHHWGRLRGVLDPAQALHTLKEALRLAELQQDHYHTILCTLSLAQTFNALGRYEEAADWAEWGLNLYQHEGLGHGGLRLHLLLEWTASRTLLGQTAGLGERLKQENPSGSASSRLGALFRSTLADFYLSEGQPEQAERIYAELAQITHRREDYAALANLWVRVLLECGREEEALQVARRALRLTEGLPPFFRRRAQLAYGMALSLRDPTQGVEALQAVLPALREPLLAPRLAQAGLYLARAQLALGQTAAAKATVESIRSFVTPGGLGIWPVPGKPSARP; encoded by the coding sequence GTGGACGTGTGGCTTTCCCAGCGCCTCGAGACCCTGCGCCAACACCCCGGACCGATCATTTTGGAGGGCGATCCCGAGTGGGGGGCTGCATACCTGATTGCCGCCTTAGCCGAGCGGCCTCTGGTCTGGCTAGAGCTCAACGCCCGCGACGCCAAAGACCCAGTGGTGCAGGGCAACAAGCTGGCCGAGGCCGTGGCGCGGGCGGTAGGAAGCCCACTTTTCGGTTACGCCCTGCCGTATAGCTACGGGCTGTCGGTGCTGCAACAGCATCTCGAGCTACTGGGGCCGCTCACCTTCGCGCTCTCGGGGGCCGAGTACGGGGTCGGTCTGGCTCGCTCGCTGCTCGGGCTCCACCGCTCGGGCAGCCGGGTGATCTTGCACTTTTCCCATCTCCCCCCTGGGTTCCATCCCCCCGCCGGTAGTCTGCGGCTAGGACCAGAGCAACTCGCCCTCACCCACGAGGAAGCCGCCGCGCTGGGGGCTGGGGGGATGAGCCGGGATCGGCTCGAGACCCTCTTAACGACGAGCGGGCGGGCTTACGAGCGCTTTTTGCTGCTGCTCGACGCCGAACGCGCTCTCCCCGGACCCCGCACTCGACCCAGCCCGCGCGGACCGCGCCCCCTATTAGGCGAAGAGCCTGCCACAACCGAGGAACAAGCCCAGGCGCTTTTCAACGCCCTGGCCCGGCAGCGGCGCTGGATTGAGGCGCTCGAGCTGGCCAGCGTCCGCCTTCCCCATCTGGTTCCCCAAGCGCTCGAGCCCGCCGCTCAGACCATGTGGGCTCGGGGAACCCTGGACCTATTACACCAACTGCTGCGCCGCCTCCCCCCCGACCCTCGGGTGCTTCGCTGGCGGTTAGCCGCGGCGCTCGAGCAAGAGCAAGAGGCGGAACTTTTACCTCAGGTCGAGGCAACGCTGCGCCAGGAGGAAGCGCCCGAGCTACGGGCGCTATACGCCTTGGCTCTGTACTACCGAGGCGACCTGGAAGCATCGCTGCACCAGGCCCGCCGGGCCGCCGAGGCCGCAGCCACCCCGCTGACGTTGCACCACTGGGGACGGCTCCGCGGGGTTTTGGACCCCGCCCAGGCCCTCCATACGTTAAAGGAGGCGCTGCGCCTGGCCGAGTTGCAGCAAGACCACTACCACACCATCCTCTGCACCTTATCCCTCGCCCAGACTTTCAACGCGCTAGGGCGCTACGAGGAAGCAGCGGACTGGGCCGAATGGGGGCTCAACCTATACCAACACGAAGGGCTAGGGCACGGCGGCCTACGGCTTCACCTTTTGCTCGAGTGGACCGCAAGCCGCACACTGCTGGGGCAAACCGCGGGTCTTGGGGAGCGCTTAAAGCAGGAAAACCCCTCTGGAAGCGCGAGCTCAAGGCTTGGCGCCCTTTTTCGCAGCACCCTGGCCGATTTTTACCTGAGCGAGGGACAGCCCGAGCAAGCCGAGCGAATCTACGCCGAGCTGGCCCAGATCACCCACCGCCGGGAGGACTACGCCGCTTTGGCTAACCTCTGGGTGCGGGTGTTGCTGGAATGCGGACGGGAGGAGGAAGCGTTGCAGGTGGCCCGGCGGGCTTTGCGGCTTACCGAGGGGCTACCTCCCTTTTTTCGCCGACGAGCCCAGCTCGCCTATGGGATGGCCCTGAGCCTGCGCGACCCTACCCAAGGAGTAGAGGCCTTGCAAGCGGTGCTGCCTGCGCTGCGCGAGCCGCTATTGGCCCCTCGGCTGGCCCAGGCCGGGCTGTATCTGGCCCGCGCACAGCTGGCTTTGGGCCAAACCGCCGCCGCCAAGGCCACTGTGGAGTCCATCCGCAGCTTCGTAACCCCGGGGGGGCTGGGTATCTGGCCGGTCCCAGGGAAGCCTTCCGCCCGACCCTGA
- a CDS encoding response regulator transcription factor yields the protein MQCILVVDDDPSVRSFLRRGFSLEGYTVQLAASGEEGLTVAEATSPDLVILDLMMPALDGHQTLSRLRVKSPDLPVLLLSGRDDPEEQERLLEAGANAYLIKPVGFAELLAEVRRLIGSSGSSGGGSREAPDEVG from the coding sequence GTGCAGTGCATTCTCGTGGTAGACGATGACCCCTCGGTGCGCAGCTTCCTGCGGCGAGGATTCTCGCTGGAGGGGTACACGGTTCAGCTTGCCGCCTCGGGGGAGGAAGGCCTGACCGTGGCGGAGGCCACCTCTCCGGACCTGGTGATCCTGGACCTGATGATGCCAGCCCTCGACGGACACCAGACCCTCTCCCGGCTGCGGGTAAAAAGCCCCGATTTGCCGGTGCTGCTGCTCTCGGGCCGCGACGACCCCGAGGAGCAAGAGCGGCTCCTGGAAGCCGGAGCGAATGCCTATCTGATCAAGCCGGTGGGTTTCGCGGAGTTACTGGCCGAGGTACGGCGGCTGATCGGCAGCTCGGGCTCGAGCGGGGGCGGATCTAGGGAGGCTCCTGACGAGGTGGGTTGA
- a CDS encoding sensor histidine kinase gives MPLYLQLALIYGTAPGGALEWLSRQGEPARGNRGLPVKGQQAPGDAGTQGHAPPSQPAGVPFEISHRTFLRAVHPDDHKRLKTKVRQVLETGELYEDEFRVVLPGGQERWLAVRGRVYRNRSGQPVRMAGITLDTTQRRLAEEALRQSEARLREINQAQQRFVADAAHELRAPLTAIQGNLELLYRYPEMPPQDRMESVIQALQEARRLGRLVADMLALARGDAGHRLKRESIELDRVLLEAFESTCHLSQQHRLTHELEPVRLVGDRDYLKQLALILLDNALKYTPPGGQVHLALSRQEGHAELQVSDTGSGIAPQDLPHVFDRFYRADQSRRRDPGGSGLGLSIAKWIVEQHGGEIWLESEPGQGTRAVVRLPLPGAGRSAF, from the coding sequence ATGCCTTTGTACTTGCAGTTGGCCTTGATCTACGGTACTGCCCCTGGCGGTGCTCTTGAATGGCTATCGCGGCAAGGCGAACCTGCTCGAGGGAATCGGGGCTTACCAGTGAAGGGCCAACAGGCCCCCGGCGATGCCGGGACTCAGGGGCATGCCCCACCATCCCAGCCTGCCGGGGTCCCCTTCGAAATCAGCCACCGCACCTTCTTACGCGCCGTCCACCCTGACGACCACAAACGCCTGAAAACCAAAGTGCGGCAGGTACTCGAAACGGGCGAACTCTACGAGGACGAGTTCCGGGTAGTCTTGCCGGGCGGGCAGGAGCGCTGGCTGGCGGTGCGCGGACGGGTCTACCGCAACCGCAGCGGGCAGCCCGTGCGCATGGCCGGGATCACCCTCGATACCACCCAGCGCCGTCTGGCTGAGGAGGCCCTACGCCAAAGCGAAGCCCGGCTGCGCGAGATCAACCAAGCCCAGCAGCGTTTCGTGGCCGACGCCGCTCACGAACTACGGGCACCGCTCACGGCCATCCAGGGCAACCTCGAGTTGCTCTATCGCTACCCGGAGATGCCCCCCCAAGACCGCATGGAGTCGGTGATCCAAGCCCTCCAGGAGGCCCGCCGGCTGGGACGGCTAGTAGCCGATATGCTGGCCTTGGCGCGGGGCGACGCGGGACACCGGCTCAAGCGCGAGTCCATCGAGCTAGACCGGGTGCTGCTGGAAGCTTTCGAGAGCACCTGCCACCTCAGCCAGCAGCACCGTCTTACCCATGAGCTGGAGCCCGTGCGGTTGGTGGGAGATCGGGATTACCTCAAGCAGTTGGCGCTGATCTTGCTAGACAACGCGCTTAAGTACACCCCACCTGGGGGGCAAGTGCACTTGGCCCTCTCCCGTCAGGAGGGCCACGCCGAGCTGCAGGTTTCAGATACCGGAAGCGGAATCGCCCCCCAGGACCTTCCCCACGTCTTCGACCGTTTCTACCGGGCCGATCAGTCGCGCCGCCGCGACCCTGGGGGGAGTGGGCTGGGGCTTTCCATCGCTAAGTGGATTGTCGAGCAACACGGCGGGGAAATCTGGCTCGAGAGCGAACCCGGCCAGGGCACCCGTGCCGTCGTGCGGCTGCCCTTGCCTGGGGCGGGGCGCAGTGCGTTTTAG
- the hemL gene encoding glutamate-1-semialdehyde 2,1-aminomutase has product MSVVSDSRSQALFERAQRVIPGGVNSPVRAFKAVGGTPRFIAKAQGAWMWDVDGNELLDYIGSWGPMILGHAHPRVVEAIRQALTDGTSFGAPTEREIELAELILAAYPCCDQVRFVSSGTEATMSALRLARGVTGRDYIVKFRGNYHGHADGLLVQAGSGLLSAGGGSGKSAPSSAGVPPAFAELTLVADYNDPAGLERLFAEWGDSIAAVIFEPVVGNAGVLVPTPEFLASLHTLTRKHGALLIADEVMTGFRLALGGAVERLGLEPDLVCWGKIIGGGMPVGAYGGKAEYMRQVAPLGPVYQAGTLSGNPIAMAAGIETLRILSEERPYDQLERYGARLEAGIQEAATLPVTVNRVGSMVTVFFHAGPVATYAEAVQSDTEAFKHFFHGLLERGVYWPPSQFEAAFFSTAHGEVELEQTLAAVGEVFKALG; this is encoded by the coding sequence ATGAGCGTAGTTTCGGATTCCCGGTCCCAAGCCCTGTTCGAGCGGGCCCAGCGGGTGATTCCCGGTGGGGTGAACTCCCCGGTGCGGGCCTTCAAAGCGGTGGGGGGTACCCCTCGCTTCATTGCCAAAGCCCAGGGTGCTTGGATGTGGGATGTTGATGGCAACGAACTCCTCGACTACATCGGCTCCTGGGGGCCGATGATTCTGGGCCATGCCCACCCACGGGTGGTAGAGGCGATACGGCAGGCCCTCACGGACGGAACCAGTTTCGGGGCCCCCACCGAGCGCGAGATCGAACTGGCCGAACTGATCTTAGCGGCTTATCCCTGCTGCGACCAAGTGCGCTTTGTCTCGAGCGGAACCGAGGCTACCATGAGCGCTTTGCGCTTGGCGCGCGGGGTTACCGGGCGCGATTACATCGTCAAGTTTCGCGGTAACTACCACGGCCACGCCGATGGGCTCTTGGTGCAGGCGGGGTCGGGCCTCCTGAGCGCTGGGGGGGGTTCGGGGAAAAGTGCCCCCTCGAGCGCCGGGGTTCCCCCGGCTTTCGCCGAGCTGACCCTGGTCGCTGACTATAACGACCCGGCGGGGCTCGAGCGGCTTTTCGCCGAGTGGGGGGATAGCATTGCGGCGGTGATCTTCGAACCCGTGGTGGGAAATGCCGGGGTGCTGGTGCCTACGCCCGAATTTCTCGCCTCTCTTCACACCCTCACCCGCAAGCACGGCGCCCTTCTCATCGCCGACGAGGTCATGACCGGCTTCCGCCTGGCGCTGGGCGGAGCGGTGGAGCGGTTGGGCCTCGAGCCGGACCTGGTGTGCTGGGGCAAGATCATCGGCGGGGGGATGCCGGTGGGAGCCTACGGCGGCAAAGCCGAGTACATGCGCCAGGTGGCCCCGCTGGGCCCGGTTTACCAGGCTGGAACCCTGAGCGGCAACCCCATCGCGATGGCGGCGGGGATCGAGACCCTGCGGATCCTGAGCGAAGAACGCCCCTATGACCAGCTAGAGCGCTATGGGGCGAGGTTGGAAGCCGGGATCCAAGAGGCCGCTACCCTCCCGGTCACGGTGAACCGGGTCGGCTCGATGGTCACGGTGTTCTTTCACGCCGGGCCGGTGGCTACCTACGCCGAGGCGGTACAGTCGGATACGGAGGCCTTCAAGCACTTCTTCCACGGGCTCTTGGAGCGTGGGGTGTACTGGCCGCCCAGCCAGTTCGAGGCGGCGTTTTTCTCCACCGCTCACGGCGAAGTCGAACTCGAGCAGACCCTAGCGGCGGTGGGCGAGGTGTTCAAAGCGTTGGGATAA